From the Neoarius graeffei isolate fNeoGra1 chromosome 1, fNeoGra1.pri, whole genome shotgun sequence genome, one window contains:
- the LOC132891743 gene encoding uncharacterized protein LOC132891743 isoform X4: protein MKVKYFVWILLAMQCVVGVSTIGHEIRVSCCLQTSKIKIRITEMLNYLLQNAPPCRIKAVRFLLKNGKTLCSDPEDSWTQCAMKKLDKINRTAPNNSPSRTFASWTETTSMTTTTENSMATTTPRRASHTERRVSHTNQDEPEGEPKGECTEEKAKIPWTLRCLKKKKHGSTLRCCLKPNKIKVRIPEIWSYSLHNSPPCPIKAVRFLLSNGKIICSDPEDTWAQHAMKKLDERKTKTPHNTPPSWTFASWTETTTSTSSPEASTESTITMSTPQGTSATGKPRTYITHRSYEQPTTWEYQQAISLDTNTISNIQRKYIVDFKAIWDNYQVSTMDNSAKDHREII, encoded by the exons ATGAAGGTGaaatattttgtttggattcttttggCTATGCAATGCGTTGTTGGTGTGTCTACAA TAGGACATGAAATCCGGGTATCATGTTGTCTACAAACTAGTAAAATCAAGATCAGAATTACAGAAATGCTGAACTACTTGCTTCAGAACGCACCACCATGCCGTATCAAAGCTGTAAG GTTTCTCTTAAAAAATGGCAAGACACTGTGCTCTGATCCAGAGGATTCCTGGACCCAATGTGCCATGAAGAAACTGGATAAAATAAACCGAACTGCACCCAACAACTCACCATCAAGGACATTTGCAAGCTGGACAGAAACCACTTCCATGACTACGACAACAGAAAACAGCATGGCCACGACAACACCTAGGAGAGCATCACACACAGAAAGACGAGTTAGTCACACCAATCAAGACGAGCCCGAGGGAGAGCCCAAGGGAGAGTGCACCGAAGAAAAAGCGAAAATTCCATGGACACTCAGATGTTTGAAAAAGAAAA AACATGGAAGCACACTACGATGTTGTCTAAAACCTAACAAAATCAAGGTCAGAATTCCAGAAATTTGGAGCTATTCACTTCATAATTCACCTCCATGTCCTATCAAAGCTGTGAG GTTTCTCTTGTCTAATGGCAAAATAATATGCTCTGATCCAGAGGATACTTGGGCACAACATGCCATGAAGAAACTGGATGAAAGAAAAACCAAAACTCCACACAACACCCCACCATCATGGACTTTTGCAAGCTGGACAGAAACCACTACAAGCACATCATCACCAGAAGCAAGTACAGAAAGCACAATAACCATGTCAACCCCTCAAGGAACATCAGCCACAGGGAAACCAAGAACATACATCACTCATAGATCTTATGAACAACCAACCACTTGGGAATACCAACAAGCCATCTCATTGGACACCAACACTATATCCAACATCCAACGAAAATATATTGTTGACTTCAAAGCAATCTGGGACAACTACCAAGTTTCCACTATGGACAACAGCGCAAAGGACCACAGAGAGATCATTTAA
- the LOC132891743 gene encoding uncharacterized protein LOC132891743 isoform X5: MKVKYFVWILLAMQCVVGVSTIGHEIRVSCCLQTSKIKIRITEMLNYLLQNAPPCRIKAVRFLLKNGKTLCSDPEDSWTQCAMKKLDKINRTAPNNSPSRTFASWTETTSMTTTTENSMATTTPRRASHTERRVSHTNQDEPEGEPKGECTEEKAKIPWTLRCLKKKKHGSTLRCCLKPNKIKVRIPEIWSYSLHNSPPCPIKAVRGYLGTTCHEETG; encoded by the exons ATGAAGGTGaaatattttgtttggattcttttggCTATGCAATGCGTTGTTGGTGTGTCTACAA TAGGACATGAAATCCGGGTATCATGTTGTCTACAAACTAGTAAAATCAAGATCAGAATTACAGAAATGCTGAACTACTTGCTTCAGAACGCACCACCATGCCGTATCAAAGCTGTAAG GTTTCTCTTAAAAAATGGCAAGACACTGTGCTCTGATCCAGAGGATTCCTGGACCCAATGTGCCATGAAGAAACTGGATAAAATAAACCGAACTGCACCCAACAACTCACCATCAAGGACATTTGCAAGCTGGACAGAAACCACTTCCATGACTACGACAACAGAAAACAGCATGGCCACGACAACACCTAGGAGAGCATCACACACAGAAAGACGAGTTAGTCACACCAATCAAGACGAGCCCGAGGGAGAGCCCAAGGGAGAGTGCACCGAAGAAAAAGCGAAAATTCCATGGACACTCAGATGTTTGAAAAAGAAAA AACATGGAAGCACACTACGATGTTGTCTAAAACCTAACAAAATCAAGGTCAGAATTCCAGAAATTTGGAGCTATTCACTTCATAATTCACCTCCATGTCCTATCAAAGCTGTGAG AGGATACTTGGGCACAACATGCCATGAAGAAACTGGATGA
- the LOC132891743 gene encoding mucin-5AC-like isoform X3 has protein sequence MLNYLLQNAPPCRIKAVRFLLKNGKTLCSDPEDSWTQCAMKKLDKINRTAPNNSPSRTFASWTETTSMTTTTENSMATTTPRRASHTERRVSHTNQDEPEGEPKGECTEEKAKIPWTLRCLKKKTRHGSPVSCCLQTSKIKIRITDMLNYLLQNRPPCPIKAVRFLLKNGKTLCSDPEDSWTQHAIKELDKRKNTNAPNTSPSRTFASWTETTSSTSSPEASTESTITMTTPKGTSITWTPRTSITSRPLNKQPLGTTSKPSHWTPTLCPTSNETILLTSKQSGTTTKFSLWTTAQRTTKRSLNERKSTSRTPNNTSASLTTGNRKESMITHTPILETNQYPESAVTITESIPSATQTNHTTSMSEFPLKIKMQKKKKESDENRKQKITVTSQKAEKEREVYEWTEHFCQWSEIQETRYCTFY, from the exons ATGCTGAACTACTTGCTTCAGAACGCACCACCATGCCGTATCAAAGCTGTAAG GTTTCTCTTAAAAAATGGCAAGACACTGTGCTCTGATCCAGAGGATTCCTGGACCCAATGTGCCATGAAGAAACTGGATAAAATAAACCGAACTGCACCCAACAACTCACCATCAAGGACATTTGCAAGCTGGACAGAAACCACTTCCATGACTACGACAACAGAAAACAGCATGGCCACGACAACACCTAGGAGAGCATCACACACAGAAAGACGAGTTAGTCACACCAATCAAGACGAGCCCGAGGGAGAGCCCAAGGGAGAGTGCACCGAAGAAAAAGCGAAAATTCCATGGACACTCAGATGTTTGAAAAAGAAAA caagACATGGAAGCCCGGTATCATGTTGTCTACAAACTAGTAAAATCAAGATCAGAATTACAGACATGTTGAACTACTTGCTTCAGAATAGACCACCATGCCCTATCAAAGCTGTAAG GTTTCTCTTAAAAAATGGCAAGACACTGTGCTCTGATCCAGAGGATTCTTGGACCCAACATGCCATAAAGGaactggataaaagaaaaaacacaaatgCACCCAACACCTCACCATCAAGGACTTTTGCAAGCTGGACAGAAACCACTTCAAGCACATCGTCACCAGAAGCAAGTACAGAAAGCACAATAACCATGACAACCCCTAAAGGAACATCAATCACATGGACACCAAGAACATCCATCACTTCTAGACCTTTGAACAAACAACCACTTGGAACTACCAGCAAGCCATCTCATTGGACACCAACCCTATGTCCAACATCCAACGAAACTATATTGTTGACTTCAAAGCAATCTGGGACAACTACCAAGTTTTCGCTATGGACAACAGCGCAAAGGACCACAAAGAGATCATTAAATGAAAGAAAGAGCACCTCAAGAACACCCAATAATACATCTGCAAGTTTGACCACTGGAAACAGGAAAGAATCCATGataacacacacaccaatacTGGAGACAAATCAATATCCAGAAAGCGCAGTGACCATAACTGAAAGCATACCATCTGCAACACAAACCAATCATACGACATCAATGTCAGAATTTCCTCTGAAAATCAAaatgcagaagaaaaaaaaagaatctgaTGAGAATAGAAAGCAAAAGATAACTGTGACCTCGCAAAaagcagagaaagaaagagaagtttacgagtggacagaacatttttgTCAGTGGTCTGAGATACAAGAAACACGGTACTGTACCTTCtactga
- the LOC132891743 gene encoding mucin-5AC-like isoform X1 codes for MKVKYFVWILLAMQCVVGVSTIGHEIRVSCCLQTSKIKIRITEMLNYLLQNAPPCRIKAVRFLLKNGKTLCSDPEDSWTQCAMKKLDKINRTAPNNSPSRTFASWTETTSMTTTTENSMATTTPRRASHTERRVSHTNQDEPEGEPKGECTEEKAKIPWTLRCLKKKTRHGSPVSCCLQTSKIKIRITDMLNYLLQNRPPCPIKAVRFLLKNGKTLCSDPEDSWTQHAIKELDKRKNTNAPNTSPSRTFASWTETTSSTSSPEASTESTITMTTPKGTSITWTPRTSITSRPLNKQPLGTTSKPSHWTPTLCPTSNETILLTSKQSGTTTKFSLWTTAQRTTKRSLNERKSTSRTPNNTSASLTTGNRKESMITHTPILETNQYPESAVTITESIPSATQTNHTTSMSEFPLKIKMQKKKKESDENRKQKITVTSQKAEKEREVYEWTEHFCQWSEIQETRYCTFY; via the exons ATGAAGGTGaaatattttgtttggattcttttggCTATGCAATGCGTTGTTGGTGTGTCTACAA TAGGACATGAAATCCGGGTATCATGTTGTCTACAAACTAGTAAAATCAAGATCAGAATTACAGAAATGCTGAACTACTTGCTTCAGAACGCACCACCATGCCGTATCAAAGCTGTAAG GTTTCTCTTAAAAAATGGCAAGACACTGTGCTCTGATCCAGAGGATTCCTGGACCCAATGTGCCATGAAGAAACTGGATAAAATAAACCGAACTGCACCCAACAACTCACCATCAAGGACATTTGCAAGCTGGACAGAAACCACTTCCATGACTACGACAACAGAAAACAGCATGGCCACGACAACACCTAGGAGAGCATCACACACAGAAAGACGAGTTAGTCACACCAATCAAGACGAGCCCGAGGGAGAGCCCAAGGGAGAGTGCACCGAAGAAAAAGCGAAAATTCCATGGACACTCAGATGTTTGAAAAAGAAAA caagACATGGAAGCCCGGTATCATGTTGTCTACAAACTAGTAAAATCAAGATCAGAATTACAGACATGTTGAACTACTTGCTTCAGAATAGACCACCATGCCCTATCAAAGCTGTAAG GTTTCTCTTAAAAAATGGCAAGACACTGTGCTCTGATCCAGAGGATTCTTGGACCCAACATGCCATAAAGGaactggataaaagaaaaaacacaaatgCACCCAACACCTCACCATCAAGGACTTTTGCAAGCTGGACAGAAACCACTTCAAGCACATCGTCACCAGAAGCAAGTACAGAAAGCACAATAACCATGACAACCCCTAAAGGAACATCAATCACATGGACACCAAGAACATCCATCACTTCTAGACCTTTGAACAAACAACCACTTGGAACTACCAGCAAGCCATCTCATTGGACACCAACCCTATGTCCAACATCCAACGAAACTATATTGTTGACTTCAAAGCAATCTGGGACAACTACCAAGTTTTCGCTATGGACAACAGCGCAAAGGACCACAAAGAGATCATTAAATGAAAGAAAGAGCACCTCAAGAACACCCAATAATACATCTGCAAGTTTGACCACTGGAAACAGGAAAGAATCCATGataacacacacaccaatacTGGAGACAAATCAATATCCAGAAAGCGCAGTGACCATAACTGAAAGCATACCATCTGCAACACAAACCAATCATACGACATCAATGTCAGAATTTCCTCTGAAAATCAAaatgcagaagaaaaaaaaagaatctgaTGAGAATAGAAAGCAAAAGATAACTGTGACCTCGCAAAaagcagagaaagaaagagaagtttacgagtggacagaacatttttgTCAGTGGTCTGAGATACAAGAAACACGGTACTGTACCTTCtactga
- the LOC132891743 gene encoding mucin-5AC-like isoform X2, producing MKVKYFVWILLAMQCVVGVSTRHEIRVSCCLQTSKIKIRITEMLNYLLQNAPPCRIKAVRFLLKNGKTLCSDPEDSWTQCAMKKLDKINRTAPNNSPSRTFASWTETTSMTTTTENSMATTTPRRASHTERRVSHTNQDEPEGEPKGECTEEKAKIPWTLRCLKKKTRHGSPVSCCLQTSKIKIRITDMLNYLLQNRPPCPIKAVRFLLKNGKTLCSDPEDSWTQHAIKELDKRKNTNAPNTSPSRTFASWTETTSSTSSPEASTESTITMTTPKGTSITWTPRTSITSRPLNKQPLGTTSKPSHWTPTLCPTSNETILLTSKQSGTTTKFSLWTTAQRTTKRSLNERKSTSRTPNNTSASLTTGNRKESMITHTPILETNQYPESAVTITESIPSATQTNHTTSMSEFPLKIKMQKKKKESDENRKQKITVTSQKAEKEREVYEWTEHFCQWSEIQETRYCTFY from the exons ATGAAGGTGaaatattttgtttggattcttttggCTATGCAATGCGTTGTTGGTGTGTCTACAA GACATGAAATCCGGGTATCATGTTGTCTACAAACTAGTAAAATCAAGATCAGAATTACAGAAATGCTGAACTACTTGCTTCAGAACGCACCACCATGCCGTATCAAAGCTGTAAG GTTTCTCTTAAAAAATGGCAAGACACTGTGCTCTGATCCAGAGGATTCCTGGACCCAATGTGCCATGAAGAAACTGGATAAAATAAACCGAACTGCACCCAACAACTCACCATCAAGGACATTTGCAAGCTGGACAGAAACCACTTCCATGACTACGACAACAGAAAACAGCATGGCCACGACAACACCTAGGAGAGCATCACACACAGAAAGACGAGTTAGTCACACCAATCAAGACGAGCCCGAGGGAGAGCCCAAGGGAGAGTGCACCGAAGAAAAAGCGAAAATTCCATGGACACTCAGATGTTTGAAAAAGAAAA caagACATGGAAGCCCGGTATCATGTTGTCTACAAACTAGTAAAATCAAGATCAGAATTACAGACATGTTGAACTACTTGCTTCAGAATAGACCACCATGCCCTATCAAAGCTGTAAG GTTTCTCTTAAAAAATGGCAAGACACTGTGCTCTGATCCAGAGGATTCTTGGACCCAACATGCCATAAAGGaactggataaaagaaaaaacacaaatgCACCCAACACCTCACCATCAAGGACTTTTGCAAGCTGGACAGAAACCACTTCAAGCACATCGTCACCAGAAGCAAGTACAGAAAGCACAATAACCATGACAACCCCTAAAGGAACATCAATCACATGGACACCAAGAACATCCATCACTTCTAGACCTTTGAACAAACAACCACTTGGAACTACCAGCAAGCCATCTCATTGGACACCAACCCTATGTCCAACATCCAACGAAACTATATTGTTGACTTCAAAGCAATCTGGGACAACTACCAAGTTTTCGCTATGGACAACAGCGCAAAGGACCACAAAGAGATCATTAAATGAAAGAAAGAGCACCTCAAGAACACCCAATAATACATCTGCAAGTTTGACCACTGGAAACAGGAAAGAATCCATGataacacacacaccaatacTGGAGACAAATCAATATCCAGAAAGCGCAGTGACCATAACTGAAAGCATACCATCTGCAACACAAACCAATCATACGACATCAATGTCAGAATTTCCTCTGAAAATCAAaatgcagaagaaaaaaaaagaatctgaTGAGAATAGAAAGCAAAAGATAACTGTGACCTCGCAAAaagcagagaaagaaagagaagtttacgagtggacagaacatttttgTCAGTGGTCTGAGATACAAGAAACACGGTACTGTACCTTCtactga